The DNA window GATCGCCGCGCTCCACCACGATATCCGGGTTCGCGCAGATGAAAGGCAGGTCGCGAGCGCGCAGCCGCTGCAACATCTCCGCATAGTCCTCCGGCGTCTCGGCCTCGTCGTCGAAAAGACCCGTGCAGACTACGCCCGAAGCCTCGAACTCCTCCACCAGTTCGGCGTCCAGCCCGTCATAAATCGGCAGGTCGCGGTCCGGCCCCAGATGGAAGACCCGGCGCGGGCCGTTGCGGATGAGCTCCCGCGTCACGTCGCCGGAGGTCACCACCTCGTCCCATGCCTCGTCCGGCACGCCGATCTGGCGCAGTTGTTCCTTCACGAGGTCGCTGGGCCGGGGCGAGTTGGTGACGAGCACCACCGCCTTGCCTGCGCGCCTTGCCCGCGCCAGCGCCTCGACGGCCGGCGAAAAGGCGGAGACGCCGTTGTGCAGCACGCCCCAGACATCGCAGAGGACCACGGCGTAGGATTTTGCGAGCGTGTCGAGACTGTCGACCATGGCCGGCGGCTGCGGCATGAACTCTCCTTGGGCATCTTCAGCATGGGCAGGCGGGGGAGCCTGGGAATGCCGAGACGAATTAACCGAAGAGCCGCGACGTGTCATCCGCTTTCCGTGGTGCCGCTGAAGCCGCGGGTGCGCGCCCTTGCCGCTTCCATGCTTATCGGCTAGGACAGCCGCGCCCGACTGCGGGCGCAATTTTCCACATGGCAAGAGACGGATTTTCGGCATGGCTGACAAGGCGGACAAGGTGAAGGCAAGGCTCCCGCGCGGGCTTGTCGACCGCCATCCGGCCGACATCCGCGCGGTGGACGAGATGGTGGCGAAGATCCGCGCCGTCTACGAGCTCTACGGCTTCGAGCCGGTGGAGACGCCGCTCATCGAATACACGGATGCGCTGGGCAAATTCCTGCCCGACCAGGACCGGCCCAACGAGGGCGTCTTCTCCTTCCAGGACGAGGACGAGCAGTGGCTGTCGCTGCGCTACGACTTGACCGCACCCCTCGCCCGTTTCGTGGCGGAGAATTTCGAGCGCCTGCCCAAGCCATACCGCAGCTACCGCGCCGGCTGGGTCTTCCGCAACGAAAAGCCCGGGCCGGGCCGCTTTCGCCAGTTCATGCAGGTCGACGCCGATACGGTGGGCACACCCGGCGTCGCGGCGGATGCCGAGATGTGCATGATGATGGCGGATGTCATGGAGGCGCTGGGGCTCAAGGGACAGTACGTCATCCGGGTGAACAATCGGAAAGTGCTTGACGCGGTTCTTGATGCCATTGGGCTGGACGGAGTCGAGAATACAGAAATGCGGCTGGGCGTCATGCGCTCTCTCGACAAATTTGATAAGTTTGGCCTCGATGGCGTCGTTCAACTCTTGGGCGCCAAAGGACGCGTGGATGAGAGCGGAGATCACACGAAGGGTGTAGGTCTGAACGACGTACAAATTAGTCGTCTTTTGAACACGATAGGCTGGGGAGAATCCGGTAGCGGCGCAACCAGCGTTCCCTCTAATGGTTTGACCGTCGCAAATTTAGTTGATCGCCTTTCCGATGTAGGTGTGTCGAGCGACGGTGCTGTCGAACTTCAGCAGATAAACGAACTCGCACAGGCCGCGGGATATCTTGAAGACCGTATCCGCATCGACCCCTCCATCGTCCGTGGCCTCGAATACTACACCG is part of the Chelativorans sp. AA-79 genome and encodes:
- a CDS encoding TIGR01459 family HAD-type hydrolase; this translates as MPQPPAMVDSLDTLAKSYAVVLCDVWGVLHNGVSAFSPAVEALARARRAGKAVVLVTNSPRPSDLVKEQLRQIGVPDEAWDEVVTSGDVTRELIRNGPRRVFHLGPDRDLPIYDGLDAELVEEFEASGVVCTGLFDDEAETPEDYAEMLQRLRARDLPFICANPDIVVERGDRLVFCAGALARDYGLLGGRTLIAGKPHRPIYEAALAAAGRELGREVGPGDALAVGDGVLTDVKGAAGMGIDVLFVTEGIHISEYKEDGRLDEARLAAFLEKHGHKPVAAVERLR
- the hisS gene encoding histidine--tRNA ligase; this translates as MADKADKVKARLPRGLVDRHPADIRAVDEMVAKIRAVYELYGFEPVETPLIEYTDALGKFLPDQDRPNEGVFSFQDEDEQWLSLRYDLTAPLARFVAENFERLPKPYRSYRAGWVFRNEKPGPGRFRQFMQVDADTVGTPGVAADAEMCMMMADVMEALGLKGQYVIRVNNRKVLDAVLDAIGLDGVENTEMRLGVMRSLDKFDKFGLDGVVQLLGAKGRVDESGDHTKGVGLNDVQISRLLNTIGWGESGSGATSVPSNGLTVANLVDRLSDVGVSSDGAVELQQINELAQAAGYLEDRIRIDPSIVRGLEYYTGPVFEAELTFPVVNEDGETVRFGSVGGGGRYDGLVSRFRGEPVPATGFSIGVSRLMTALKNLGKLETAEAVAPVVVLVMDKDTESLGRYQRIVSELRQAGIRAEMYLGGAGMKAQMKYADRRGSPCVIIQGGDEREKGEVQIKDLVEGKRLSEEIEDNVTWRESRPAQFSVPESEMVAAVRRVLEAQAQERSA